The nucleotide sequence TGACACACAAAAGCAGCAGAcagggaaaaaaaatcagatttgACCACCCTCCCCCCCACCTCCTTTTCAATTCATACACTGACCTCCTTGTCTAATTATTGAGAGATCAGGGACAAGAGGTCATCACCAGAAAAAAATAACTAGCCCGTGGAGTACATGAAAACCATGGAGTACGAGACAACTCGCACCGCAgactgggaaaaaaaaaaaggaggtaTAACAGATCTAAACCCCAATGTCATGCAGTCTCCATCTAAGATTTTCTTATTCTTGGCTATTACTATCTCAGGGACTTCCCTTATTCCTAATCCCATATAAAAGTGCTAGTAGTACACCTCTGGTGAGAAACTGAAGTGTTACAGCAAGAGTGGCTATGTTGCTCGTGTCAAAAACAGTGAAACAAAAGCTACCATAACATTAGCATACAAGATCGGAACTGTTCAACACCCCTTCTCCTAACCACCCCCATATCTCCACACTGAATAACAAAAGGCAGAATCAAAGCTTCTTGGCCTAAAGATAGCCTATGCTCTATGCAGATAAACAGAGTTCTCATAGGAAAGAGAAAAGCTGGAAACAATTGGGAAGGGGTGGATCACTGGCTTTAAGAAGCCGTGCAGCATGGGAGATATGTGATTCTGCATCCAAATACCAGTGCACAGGCCCTCACCCTGTGGTAGTAGTATAGAGCTCTCCATTTTGATGTCGTCAGAAGTGACACTGTTGGTACTGATCCACTATGTTCCAGTGTTAACAGAAATGCATATACAGCGTAAAGTTAAGAAATCCCTCTGTACGTACAACTTAGGCACAATGGGAACATTTCAACTGTTTTGAGGCGTGCATAGTGTAAACCCGAACTGAATTTGAGTTCAGAAAAATTATAGTAATCCCACAGACTCCAAGGACTCGAGCAGCACTGATCTATGGAATATTTGACAGGATAAATGTTCACCACTGCTGAAGTTTTTGAACTGTGGTAGATACCACAATAGTTTGGACTGACCATGCAAATCCCAAGAACAAAATCACAAATATGCGCTTAAAAAAGGTTTATTTTTCAGTACAAAAAGGAAACCAATATATTAAACTTAAACATTAAGGAAACACAATGCATGTTCTCtataaatacaataaaataaataaaaattaatttacTAAAGATTCTCCTTAAACACTACGGTGTGTAACATGACAGCCACCAAAAGGCATTTCATACAATCAAAAGAAATACGGGACCCATCATTGTGAACAGCTATAAAAAAGGtcagaaacaaaaagaaaattaCACTACTTTTTTCCTAGACACTAAAATATACACAATACAATTCACTACACCTGGGGCTTGAGCGTCCCACAATAACCCTCCCGTCCTTCAAATCAGTAACCCAaatgctttctttttttacattaagCCACCCAGTTTCTATGTAGTAGTTAAAGttgtgggaaaaaaacaaagtcaAGCCATCGTCTCAAAATCTAGTTAGAGAACCATGAAGCATTGATCAGTACAAAAAGTTAGACaagggagaggaaaaaaaaggagaaaggtCCCTTCAACACACAATGATATTGCAGCTTAACAAAAACCTGTTAAAACAACTTACAGGCACTTTAGCATTTTAAAACTGCAGCCAGTTTGGAAGAGGTCTGCTCTTAGGCACGTCTGAACACTGTGTGCATTGGAAAAAGCGCCTTTATCCAAAAAGTATAAAACGACACAAACACTGAATTCATTCAACAAACTTGATAACTCTTAAACCCTGGTCTTTGGCTTTTCACAATGAAATTTCTAGTTCTGGGAACAATAACATTTGTTTACTCAAatgttggtttgtttttttttccagcaatACTGCAGGTCATTTTTAACAGCCTGTTTTTAAGGCCACACTATTTAGAGATGGTCATTCTTTCATATTCTTTCAGCAAAACAAAAGTACAATATGCTTTACACCACTCTGATTCGCTTTCCAACCTGTCGATTATATTTCCTTCTTtagacaaaagaaagaaaaaaaaaaaaaaaaaaaaaaaaatgtcaaggcACCTGCCTGTACAATACAGTAGATATACCACAGTATATGCTAGATCTTTCATGTCAAATAGAAAAAAacggggggttggggggtgggaaGGCTGGAGTCCACCAATCTACAGGAAGAAGCCTGTGCTGCTGCCCTCACTGAAGAAGCCGTCGTCCGGCACGGACAGCTGGCTGAAGATGGGCAGCCGTTTGCCGACGCCCTCGAACCCCGAGGCGCAGGAATCCGAGCCGCTCAGGCTGCTGGCAGAGCTACCACACCCGCCCTCATGGTCGGAGAGTGACGTGTGGGAGAGGCTCCGCACCCCCAtggcagtggaggaggaggaggcggcggtCAGCATGGCCCCGGGGCCTCCGGTTGGGCTCTGCTGCAGGCACCTCTCGGCTGGCTCCAGCaggctgtgtgtgggggggaggagCGCCGAGGAGGAGGCCAGGCTGCAGGAGGAGCAGCCAGAGTCAGGCGAGGGCAGGAACTGAGGCTGGGGATCGCAGACGCTGGCCTCCAAGGCCGCGGCGGTGGCTGCCGCCGCTGCGGCTACCAGGGAGGCAGAGGCCACGTCCACGTCGTGGAAGGCGAGCGAGAGCAGTTCGGAGAGGTCGGACGAAGCCGGCGGCGAGAGGGATGGGGCGCGCAGGTAGGCGTGGGGCAGGGTGGGGTCCATGGCGGGCGGTGGCGGCGGATGGTTGGAGGGGAAGCCAGCGAAGCTGAAGCTCTGTTTGAGGAGAGGGGGACGCTGGGATGGGACACGGCCTgttgaggaggaagaggaaaactGCTTCGggcgagtgtgtgcgtgcgcgtggtCGTCGTCCTCGTTGTTGTGTACAAAGTGGCAGCGGATGCCGTACGGACAGAAGCCCACTGAGTGGAACGTGCGGCACGGCTCCGTCTTGTACTTGGGGTGCCGGTTGAGGTCGCGCAGCTCCTCGAGGCCGTGAGCGAACTGGCACTTGCTGCCGTACTTGCACATGCCGCGTTCGGCATACGTGCGGCACAGCTCTGTCTTGTAGCGCGACGAAGTGGTGGACGTGGCTGTGGATGTCGCCATCGACACGGACGGCAGGGAAGTGCAGGAGCTGGCTGAGGCCGGCTTGCAGCTGCCGGGCTCTGTGGAGGCCCATCCCAGGCTGCTGGTGCTGCCCTCCACCATGCTGACAGAACGCTCGGCCCAGAATGACATCTTGTTCCAGTTTGAGGGAAGAGGGATGTCGGCGGGCTGCCCCCAATGGCCAGTGGTCCCCGCAGCGTTGACTTTGGAGTCGCTCAagcacgaggaggaggagaaggaacaggagggtctgatttttttgtgtcCGACTGGTGAAACTGGCAAGGCAGACATCTTTGGAGGTTCCCGGAGGTCAAGACTGAGAAGCTGCTGcaagaggaaaaaaataaacagtgcTATTAATGTACTGCCTACATAATCACACAACATTTTTCAACTAATGGTACAACTTCCAAGGACAATTCAATATGTCAGATAGGCACCAGCTGACTGCAAACTCCACAGCCCAACTAAGAAGTAAAGTTTTTTTGATTAACAAATCCACAGCGTTGAAGTTGCATAGTCGTGTTAATATCAGGCATCTTACTTTATCTGCGTGTAAagtgactgttgtacttttaacTCCCGTTAACTTACACCTGGTCCTTTGAACTAATGTTAACTGAAACGTGCACAAGATAACGGACCACAACGCTGTTCTCTGGCTGCCAAGAACCGAGTCAAACGTGCCATTCTAAACGCCGACGAATCATCATAGTGGCTTTTCGCTTGACATAAACGACATGCTAACAAATAGAAACGTTAACGATGCCATGTGTTCCGAAACGCTGCAAAAGACAGACCTGCACGTTCCAAGGACCAACCAGGTCAACGTCTGTCATTTGGCGTAACACTGGCTAATCAGCTAGGACAACTTAAGCGGAGTAACGTTTACAGTAACGTTACTAATGTTCCCTCGCCCTATGTAAAACTAACGTGGAAAATCGAACAAAGCTGTCAAAAATTTCAACCTGCTTGTAATAATACTACATAGGCCCGTTTAGAGGTAGTAAGTTTGCAATGACTTACGTAAAAGTAGGTAACATCGCGTAAACAAAGACATAAAACTTGGGACAACAGGTTGTAAATGCTGCGCCGAGTGTCAGTGCGCTAACGCTAACTAGCCAGCTACGTTAGAATTTCTGACTTGGCAAATCCCACTTGTTTACGTTCAAAATGGGGTACATGGAAACGTGTCACCACTCACTTTAATAGAGAAATCGATGCaacatttacaaaaacacacGGTATATACAAATAATGCAACCTTGTGTACAGTCAGCAAATTGCAGACTTGACCTAACCGCTATCAAACATGTTGCAACACTAGATTCTATGCAAAACAAAAGGCGCAATCTGCAtactggctaacgttagcaaaaGAAAGGTTATAATTTTGCCATTTCAGTTGGTCAAACTGTTTGTGAGGCATTTGCATTTACCACGATTTTAATGGATTGATAAGATTTACATCTtgacatgtttacacacaccaGTCTGTATATTGAACGATTAGGCCATATCAtacgttttaaatgtcaagctTTTAGAGCGAATACCACTTGTTTGCTAGCTATTTGGCCATAACCTAGCTAGCGCTGCATAACGTTACCGAGAACTTTCGGGCAACTTCGCTATTTTCCCACCAGCCTTGTAACTTAACACAATTCCGGCATCGGAATTATTCTCAGGAAAACTTTCAACTAACTTAAATACAAATGGCTATGCTGTATAACTCCCAGCTAGTTAGCCAATGTTGTGTGGACAACTAGTTGTAGCAGTACTGCAAAGAAACCCCCGATTTACCTTGCACAGAACTTCATCCAAATCAATAAACTGATTTAGAGCGTACGACGGCATTTCACCTTCTTGCAAAGGCGTAGGTTGTATAAAGCTTTTCGACAGATAAACTTCTCTCTTCCTTGACGATCCTTGCAAACTTCTCTGTGTTGGACTTCAAAACTTTTCCGTCGACCCACGTGTGGTTTTAAAGCTGCACTGTAACATAGCCACACCTCCTCGTAACAAAAGTTGAGTAGCTAGTTGGTTTGCGCCTCCTACGTGACTCTCAACAATTTTGACTCAACTGTTCATGTGCAACAGTGACTCCCTTACAAATGCATGCTAGTGCATCACTTGTTGCAAGTTTTAATTGTCAGTGCATTTGCCATGGATTACTGTAGATGTTGTAGCCTGGAACCGCCACATTTAACGGAGAACTGGCTTTTGTACTTAGCCGCATTTGCTGTGTTCTTTTCGCAACAGTATGCTGTTAGCAAATGCTAAGTATTGCTTATTTTCGCACGAGCATAGCGCTACATCTCTGATAACACGAGCTCCCACGGTTCAGAGACATTAGACCAAGACATTCGGAATAGAACGTTCACATTAAGCACAAACGTGGgaaataaaacttttttttaatgtgaaaATGTGACTGTACACAAAAAACAAGGGGAAGGAGGGTTTACCAATATtggttgtaggcctatgttgtgtGTGACATGTCCACCATGATCATCATGTTATTTGACTTTAGGATGGATTATAAACCACCATAGTTGTCAACTCAACTGCGAAATGGTCTCCATAATTCTACAACAGGGCTAATCAACCACTAATATGGTCTGAGATGCATAGGCTCAAAGCATATGTCAATAAAATTCATTAATGGACCAACACTCAGTTATGCCAGGCCGCAAACTGTACTTAAAGTAGCAgtttaaaacacaaaaacacatcttgtatgtgcatgcatagcCTCGCCAGACCCCAGCAGCCGGTCCAGAGACTGCAGACAGACCTGACCCATAAACACCTTTAATTAGAGCAGGCCAAATAGTGGGGCTTTCACTCAAAAGTTCAAATGCAGACATTAAAGCTTTTCTGACAGCCCCCCTCCTTGCTGGTGACAGAAAACTGGGGTGACCTGTGGTCACACATGGAGAGCAGTCTGCCTTGATGATGTTCCGTCTCGCAAGGCACAGTATGGAGACGGTGTAGAGGAGACGTTGAGGACGTGTGAAACCACTGCTATTTTACCCACATCACGGGGGAGGCACAGTGGTTTTTGATAACAAGAATAGAATattaaaatgtaggcctaagcaATGTTGAGATGTTGCGAACAGTTGACATACTATTTCTGAAAGTAGCCTTTTGTGTAGTTTAATGTAAATAAGACAGTTAATCTCTTTGACgtaacctaaaaaaaaaagtcagtctATGTGTGTCGTACCACAATTTGACCTTCACTCAGGAAATCCTCGTCTCACAGAGTGCAACTACACCCAGGGCTAAACTGTAATGAAACTGTGGGACAAACTGTAATGAAACAGACATTGTATGTTAACCTGCTTAATCTTCCATTAAAGGAGTAcagtgtgacgggaatgttgggaaattaacattctaaagaatatctgggttcattgaattcaacatagaattttagaaccttcaattgttgcggaacttagaatgttcaaaaacctacacctttaagggttaatcttCCATTCTAACCCTGTGGGGAGTCATCAGTGACAGCACCCTGTGATGGACCTTAACTGGGCCGCACGTGGCCCGTATCTCAGCAGAGTGTCAGCTGCTGTCTCTGCCCAGGATTCCATCAATTACTGGCGGAGCCTGCTTGTTAGTGGATTTTTCAAGCCTGTGGCTTTCACTCGGCCAGTCGTCACGTTGAGCTGTGCACTAACAAGGTTTTGCTGCCTTTGTTcgaatgaaagagaaaaaaagaccaagagggatgaggaggaggaggagtgggagggaggggccTTGGGCCTGGCCGGGCCAAAATGTCAGCTCGCTAAGGAGGCTTGTTCAGACACAAGGGCTCTTGTGAGCTAGCTGACTTAAAGGCTCATGTCCGTGCTCTCTAACTTTCAGGAGCGACGTAACCTCAGCTTTTGCGTAAAGCCAGGAAGAGAAACTACTCCTAGACTAAGCCCATTGTCCAGGAGGCTGAGCACCCACAACACAGAAAGAGTAGATTTAAAAACGCACCATTGTGAGGTGACCGGGAAAGCTTCTCTGGGGGAAGCTTTTTCATTTTCTCCTGCTGCACTTCAATCCCCACATATTGGGATTGGTTGAATTAGCCGGCATGCCCATCTTCTGTCAAGTGAACTGGAGTGGAACTTAATTAGAGGACACCAATAGgggaagaaaaagaaatcattCAAGACAAAGTACACTCTGAATGATGAAAGTTAAAGAACATTTTCAAATTCCGTTGACATGATGACTAATGCACAGTGAGACTCCAGCCAGACAGTTTATTCATTCCTGAATTATTTTTAGTATCCTTATTGTTGTCCATGGCGACCTGAGGCAAAGCTGACGGCTTCTTCTGGAGACCTGGAGAAGTGCCATCAGTGACCTTTGAGGTTTGGGACAAAAGCTGAAGCACGTCACACCCCACACCTCAAGAACTGTTTATCTTGAAGCCATTAGGGAGTAGCAAACAGACATCTGGGAGTTTGTTTTGGGTGAGTAGTGGGGAACATTAACTAACTTCTAAGTTTTGATACAATGCCATCTTTACAGGTAGGAGGGGCAAAGatagcctctgtgtgtgtgtgtggttcggagggggaaatgtgtgtttgtgtatagtgtgtgtgtgtttgtgaagggcgtgcatttgtgtgtgtgtgtgtgtgtgtagggcactggaggtgggggtggggtatgGGGGAGTATAATGAGTAAAAAAGTTCTTGGACTAACAATGGTCTCTTCCCCCATCCAGCAGGCAGGGTGGAGGGAGTGGCCTAAAaaggggggggatgggggagagagagctgaaagaggagggtgggagggatggagagagggagagaaagagagagagcggagggaTGCCTTTAATCCTTAATCACAACAGTGTCAGGATTCAGGAGGCGCTGGAAGAGTGCTGGCCAGAAAAACACTCACGGACTGCctcactcatgcatgcacatgcacacactctcaaataTGCACttgtatacacagacacatgagatgacattgacaacatttacacattacacacagtcacaaataTGCCTATGAGCGCAAGCATTCACACCAGAGACATACAATGGCAGAACCACCTGAATCAAGAATCAATCTCAGACTCTTTTATCATTAGACTGGATTTTGTATGTATGTTGATGTGTGCCTATATGACCAGAAAAAAATTGTTGCATGACCCAAAcatcaaacaaacatacaaaacatacaGCTTATTTTATCATATAACCACTTTTAATCAGCTGTAATGTACTTGAGTGACAACCCTGAGTGATAAAGGACATAAATCTGCAGACTCCATACCTTCAGACATGATTTTGAGAGTGTGTTGATGTGAACCTATATGAACAGGAAGAAATTACACACAATGTCACTATTGCACAAGCATCCAAAATATGTGGAATTTGACATACTGGTATATCTGTTTCTGAAGTAATTTCCGTAAATTAGTCCCTGAGCCCCAAACCCTAGCAACAGAAcgcaataacaaacaaactccCCCATGCCTCGATCACATGACCAGCAGTCTTAATGCTTTAGAGGCTCTGCTAATGGCTAAAGCGTAGTCAAGACTGACAGCGGAGACTCCCTGGCCTGCTAAAAGAAAAAGAGCCAGCCTGACAatggcaaacaataaacatGGGCTTGAGTTGACAGGGATTTGCGTTCTTGTGCATCGCATGAAAAGCCCATTTCACACCCTCTCAGCGAGCCCTTCGCATACGGATGCTAATGTGGAG is from Alosa alosa isolate M-15738 ecotype Scorff River chromosome 15, AALO_Geno_1.1, whole genome shotgun sequence and encodes:
- the zgc:114130 gene encoding mRNA decay activator protein ZFP36 isoform X2, with the protein product MSALPVSPVGHKKIRPSCSFSSSSCLSDSKVNAAGTTGHWGQPADIPLPSNWNKMSFWAERSVSMVEGSTSSLGWASTEPGSCKPASASSCTSLPSVSMATSTATSTTSSRYKTELCRTYAERGMCKYGSKCQFAHGLEELRDLNRHPKYKTEPCRTFHSVGFCPYGIRCHFVHNNEDDDHAHAHTRPKQFSSSSSTGRVPSQRPPLLKQSFSFAGFPSNHPPPPPAMDPTLPHAYLRAPSLSPPASSDLSELLSLAFHDVDVASASLVAAAAAATAAALEASVCDPQPQFLPSPDSGCSSCSLASSSALLPPTHSLLEPAERCLQQSPTGGPGAMLTAASSSSTAMGVRSLSHTSLSDHEGGCGSSASSLSGSDSCASGFEGVGKRLPIFSQLSVPDDGFFSEGSSTGFFL
- the zgc:114130 gene encoding mRNA decay activator protein ZFP36 isoform X1, whose product is MPSYALNQFIDLDEVLCKQLLSLDLREPPKMSALPVSPVGHKKIRPSCSFSSSSCLSDSKVNAAGTTGHWGQPADIPLPSNWNKMSFWAERSVSMVEGSTSSLGWASTEPGSCKPASASSCTSLPSVSMATSTATSTTSSRYKTELCRTYAERGMCKYGSKCQFAHGLEELRDLNRHPKYKTEPCRTFHSVGFCPYGIRCHFVHNNEDDDHAHAHTRPKQFSSSSSTGRVPSQRPPLLKQSFSFAGFPSNHPPPPPAMDPTLPHAYLRAPSLSPPASSDLSELLSLAFHDVDVASASLVAAAAAATAAALEASVCDPQPQFLPSPDSGCSSCSLASSSALLPPTHSLLEPAERCLQQSPTGGPGAMLTAASSSSTAMGVRSLSHTSLSDHEGGCGSSASSLSGSDSCASGFEGVGKRLPIFSQLSVPDDGFFSEGSSTGFFL